The region CGACGCGACGTTCCGCGCGGTCGGAGCGCCCGGCCGGCCCCTGCCCGACGACATCGAGTCCGCCCGGGTCCTGGACGAACCCCTCCAACTCCTCACCGGCCCCGCCCACGCCCTGGCCGACGCCCCGTCAGTGACCCTCGCCGACCTGGTCGGCCACCGCATCTGGATGCCCGGCATCGCCCCCGGCACGGAGTGGGGCGCCTACTACGACGACCTGGTCGCCGACTTCGGGCTCACGATCGAGGCGACGGGCCCCAACTTCGGCTCGGACGTCCTGCTCGACACCGTCGCGGACACCCCGTCCCTGGCAACCTTCATGGGCGAACACTCCCGCCTCATCTGGCCCACGGCCCACGACCTCCGCCGCATCCCGGTCACGAACCCGACCCCGGTCTACCCCCACTCCCTCCTCTGGCACCGCGACAACCCGCACCCGGGGCTGGGGGCGCTGCGGGCGTACCTGGCGAGGACGGGGGATCACGGGGCGGCGGGGGCCTGGGTGCCGGGGTGGGCGGTGTGGGGCT is a window of Streptomyces sp. NBC_00708 DNA encoding:
- a CDS encoding LysR family transcriptional regulator, producing the protein MDLQAVRTFVAVTEAGGFLKAAADLSVTQQAVSKRIAALEQSLGVRLFTRAPRGAELTIDGRAFLPHARELLRAAERASASVRPGSRPLRVDVIASRTAQSSAVRGFHGAHPEIGLDVMMLVSMDTAVAALRSGELDATFRAVGAPGRPLPDDIESARVLDEPLQLLTGPAHALADAPSVTLADLVGHRIWMPGIAPGTEWGAYYDDLVADFGLTIEATGPNFGSDVLLDTVADTPSLATFMGEHSRLIWPTAHDLRRIPVTNPTPVYPHSLLWHRDNPHPGLGALRAYLARTGDHGAAGAWVPGWAVWG